A DNA window from Rhipicephalus sanguineus isolate Rsan-2018 chromosome 8, BIME_Rsan_1.4, whole genome shotgun sequence contains the following coding sequences:
- the LOC125759720 gene encoding netrin receptor DCC-like: MECRWMIVTAAVLLVLPADISSLEEDPGISIPSDQAVYGLRESPSGNKLTFSSGEQYEPSAQLSFKDDSSVSNCGDELDHLAMHNSAIQSTEPIYESVDKDAPIAINIQGVNNAPQYVETEKNCSGRCDTGAEVRADTKVGSPSAVRNLTVNQTVPGEVVYSWQRPDVPNGPLDGYIVTTGNLETKKVLITEVPGNATELVQKTIEQYTEYKVDVQAYNIMNPYGLKQAGPAASVQFQSLGKGPIPPIPELGDTFEHEVLVNWTEPTDLRYNVTNYVLRLEKTAVNITVKKTSIWLESLETWHSYTASVSSCTASNTCGPPKKLYFQTDVGAPDIPRNLTNTSVTRFGIGLAWNSPEQVRGPLDGYKVTFTNSSKAFGVITKDTKLTVGNLSADCIYNIYVSAFNHGAHQTKEGPAAVIQVKTLYGPKPSPPWFSVTTITLMVVVPVVCFVLLSVYVVYKQLLKKREDEELLASSQS, from the exons AGTGACCAGGCAGTATATGGACTCCGGGAAAGCCCTTCAG gaaacAAGCTAACCTTCAGCTCTGGCGAGCAGTATGAGCCGTCTGCACAGCTGTCTTTCAAGGATGACTCTTCAGTTTCGAATTGCGGGGATGAATTGGACCACCTCGCCATGCACAATTCTGCGATTCAGAGCACCGAACCAATATACGAAAGCGTTGATAAAGATGCGCCCATCGCTATAAATATTCAGGGCGTAAACAATGCACCGCAGTACGTAGAAACTGAAAAGAACTGCAGCGGACGTTGCGATACGGGTGCTGAAGTGAGAGCGGATACCAAAGTTGGCT CGCCTTCTGCCGTAAGAAACCTTACCGTGAACCAAACGGTGCCAGGAGAAGTCGTATACAGCTGGCAGCGGCCCGACGTTCCAAATGGACCTCTGGATGGATACATCGTAACCACTGGCAACCTCGAGACGAAAAAAGTGCTCATCACCGAAGTACCTGGCAATGCAACTGAACTCGTACAAAAGACCATCGAGCAGTACACGGAATACAAAGTTGATGTCCAGGCCTACAACATCATGAATCCCTACGGACTCAAGCAGGCTGGTCCCGCAGCAAGTGTCCAGTTTCAGAGCCTTGGAAAAG GGCCAATACCTCCAATACCTGAGCTTGGGGACACCTTCGAGCACGAGGTGTTGGTAAACTGGACCGAACCTACAGATCTCCGATACAACGTCACGAACTACGTTCTGCGCCTGGAGAAAACAGCCGTGAATATTACAGTTAAAAAGACGAGCATCTGGTTGGAAAGCCTCGAGACGTGGCATTCCTATACGGCATCGGTTTCTTCATGCACAGCTAGCAATACCTGTGGCCCACCAAAGAAGCTATACTTCCAAACGGACGtcggag CCCCCGACATACCGAGGAATCTAACGAACACCAGTGTGACCCGATTCGGCATTGGACTAGCCTGGAACAGTCCTGAACAAGTCAGAGGACCCCTTGACGGCTACAAGGTCACATTCACCAACAGCTCGAAGGCCTTCGGCGTGATCACGAAAGATACGAAACTCACCGTCGGCAACTTATCTGCGGACTGCATCTACAATATATATGTATCGGCCTTTAACCATGGTGCGCACCAGACCAAAGAAGGGCCGGCGGCTGTGATACAAGTGAAGACCTTGTATGGAC cCAAGCCTTCCCCACCGTGGTTCAGCGTCACCACGATAACGCTGATGGTTGTCGTTCCTGTGGTGTGTTTTGTTCTTCTCTCGGTTTACGTGGTGTACAAGCAGCTGCTGAAGAAAAG AGAGGACGAAGAGTTACTGGCTTCTTCACAGTCGTGA